A portion of the Sphaerochaeta pleomorpha str. Grapes genome contains these proteins:
- a CDS encoding histidinol-phosphatase, with translation MNTQIFTQEVVNLHTHSYYCGHGFGEVEEYAQQALEQKLQVLGFSEHCPVPDDRWARTRMPNASLSPYSEDCLAVRDKYEGKLVVLRGFECDYLKQYHSYFTDYILGEMDCDYLLFGVHDLSLDKDEEYSMFWNKLGKKDLFTYTDQYLQAMQSGLFVFGAHPDVFAYNYRTWDKEAEACSKAIIECAVSCNVALEINANGMRKKKIETESGNRYAYPIFNFWDLAAKSQVKIICNSDAHKPEYVNDKYAECKEFADSCNITFASFQIARKATGGYNLSVV, from the coding sequence ATGAATACACAAATATTTACCCAAGAGGTTGTAAACCTCCATACCCATAGTTATTACTGCGGTCACGGATTCGGTGAAGTCGAAGAATATGCCCAGCAAGCCTTGGAGCAAAAACTCCAGGTTCTTGGCTTCAGTGAACATTGCCCGGTACCTGACGACCGCTGGGCCCGTACAAGGATGCCAAACGCTTCCCTCTCTCCCTACAGTGAGGACTGCCTTGCAGTCCGGGACAAATATGAAGGGAAGCTTGTGGTGCTTCGAGGATTCGAATGCGATTACCTCAAGCAATACCATTCCTATTTTACTGACTATATCCTAGGTGAAATGGATTGTGATTACCTGCTTTTCGGGGTGCATGACCTTTCCCTGGACAAGGACGAAGAATATTCGATGTTCTGGAACAAGCTGGGGAAAAAAGACCTTTTTACCTATACCGACCAGTATCTGCAGGCCATGCAGTCAGGATTATTCGTCTTTGGTGCCCATCCCGATGTATTTGCCTACAATTACCGTACTTGGGACAAAGAAGCGGAGGCCTGCTCCAAAGCTATCATCGAATGTGCGGTAAGTTGTAACGTAGCCCTTGAGATCAATGCAAACGGAATGAGGAAAAAGAAAATCGAAACTGAGAGTGGCAATCGGTATGCTTATCCAATTTTCAATTTCTGGGACCTTGCAGCCAAGTCACAGGTGAAAATCATCTGTAACAGCGATGCCCACAAGCCTGAATATGTGAATGACAAGTATGCAGAGTGCAAGGAGTTTGCAGATAGCTGCAATATAACCTTTGCATCCTTCCAGATTGCACGAAAAGCAACCGGGGGATACAACCTATCGGTTGTGTAA
- a CDS encoding MBL fold metallo-hydrolase → MIIKALVENSSCNPSLGEEHGLSLFIETNSKKILFDTGASALFNENAQKLGVDLKRVDLAVISHGHYDHGGGLKTFLALNPTALVYVRENAFGPFYSERAGNSYEYIGLDSSLAKETQIIPTKEQLQLTEGISLFSAVWGTQYFPSGNCSLFKKEGRDYVPDDFSHEQNLVIEEDGICLLVAGCAHRGIVNILEHFYRERGNYPTHVIGGFHLFNHRTGKPESKETLSGIAHYLLNTGARFYTCHCTGEESFGFLRSKLGDHIEYLPGGKILTIRKKESKK, encoded by the coding sequence ATGATTATCAAGGCACTGGTTGAAAACTCATCCTGCAACCCATCTCTGGGCGAGGAACATGGATTGAGCCTCTTCATTGAGACAAACAGCAAGAAAATTCTCTTTGACACAGGGGCTTCTGCATTATTCAATGAAAATGCACAAAAGCTCGGAGTCGACTTGAAGCGTGTCGATCTTGCAGTAATTTCCCATGGCCATTATGACCACGGAGGGGGGCTGAAGACGTTTCTTGCCCTCAACCCGACAGCCTTGGTCTACGTCAGGGAAAATGCCTTCGGTCCCTTCTATTCTGAGCGGGCTGGAAACTCATATGAATATATCGGACTGGATAGCAGCCTTGCAAAAGAAACGCAGATTATTCCGACTAAGGAACAATTGCAACTTACCGAGGGGATATCCCTGTTTTCTGCTGTCTGGGGAACTCAATACTTTCCTTCAGGGAACTGTAGCCTGTTTAAAAAAGAAGGGAGGGACTATGTCCCTGACGATTTCTCCCATGAGCAGAACCTGGTAATCGAAGAGGATGGAATATGCCTGCTGGTTGCCGGCTGTGCCCACCGGGGCATTGTCAACATCCTTGAGCATTTTTACCGGGAACGAGGCAACTACCCTACCCATGTAATCGGAGGATTCCACTTGTTCAACCACAGAACAGGAAAACCCGAAAGCAAGGAGACCCTTTCGGGTATTGCACACTATTTATTGAATACCGGGGCAAGGTTTTATACCTGCCACTGTACAGGGGAAGAGAGCTTCGGCTTTTTACGTTCAAAGCTGGGCGACCATATCGAATATCTGCCAGGGGGCAAGATCTTGACCATACGGAAGAAGGAGTCAAAGAAATGA
- a CDS encoding ABC transporter ATP-binding protein → MADIIFKNVSKAFEGKQVLSNLSFTIKSGECFTILGPSGCGKTVILRLIAGFEIPDSGQIIIGDEIVANPAKGLCKAPEERHLGVVFQDYAVWPHKTVKQNVLYPLEMHNVDKEKRNAMVKNAIDMVNLTGYEDRLPYQLSGGQQQRVALARALVDNTDILLLDEPLTNLDANLREEMRFEIKEIQRKTGSTVLYVTHDQEVALAISDQIALMTPDGDFAQIAGPETVYEKPNTLFGFKFLGIANCLQCIQKEGITLLKKGEKPFVPLDDEHKDLAKESSFIAGFRPMDVRLAREGEGFDVKITRCTLLGNIVDYHIDIGQVSFRVEAQTEEAIRNNLIFNPGDDCKAVFEEIHWFKEDSSILEAQK, encoded by the coding sequence ATGGCAGACATCATATTCAAAAATGTATCAAAAGCTTTTGAAGGCAAGCAAGTACTTAGTAATTTGAGCTTTACCATTAAAAGCGGGGAATGTTTTACCATTCTTGGACCTTCCGGATGTGGAAAAACGGTTATCCTTAGATTAATTGCCGGTTTTGAAATACCTGATTCCGGCCAAATAATTATTGGTGATGAAATAGTTGCTAATCCTGCAAAAGGTCTCTGTAAAGCCCCTGAGGAAAGGCATCTTGGGGTTGTGTTCCAAGACTATGCGGTTTGGCCCCACAAGACAGTAAAACAAAATGTACTCTACCCGCTTGAGATGCATAATGTAGACAAAGAAAAACGAAATGCAATGGTGAAAAATGCAATCGATATGGTCAACCTTACCGGTTATGAAGACCGTTTGCCTTATCAACTTTCAGGGGGTCAACAGCAGCGTGTTGCTCTGGCCCGAGCCTTGGTTGACAACACTGATATTCTCTTGCTTGATGAACCCCTTACCAATCTTGATGCCAATCTTCGCGAAGAGATGCGTTTTGAAATCAAGGAAATCCAACGAAAGACAGGAAGCACTGTCCTGTATGTCACCCATGACCAGGAAGTAGCCCTTGCAATAAGTGATCAGATAGCACTTATGACTCCCGATGGCGATTTTGCACAGATTGCAGGTCCAGAGACCGTCTATGAAAAACCTAATACGTTGTTTGGTTTCAAATTCCTTGGAATTGCCAACTGCCTCCAATGCATCCAAAAAGAGGGTATAACATTGTTGAAAAAAGGGGAAAAACCTTTTGTTCCCTTGGACGATGAACATAAAGACCTTGCAAAGGAATCAAGTTTCATCGCAGGATTTCGGCCTATGGATGTAAGACTGGCACGAGAAGGGGAAGGTTTTGATGTAAAAATAACTCGTTGTACATTGCTCGGAAATATTGTCGATTATCATATAGACATTGGACAAGTATCTTTCCGTGTTGAAGCCCAGACAGAGGAAGCTATTCGCAACAACCTTATTTTCAACCCCGGGGATGACTGCAAGGCAGTCTTTGAGGAAATTCACTGGTTTAAGGAAGATTCTTCAATCTTGGAGGCCCAAAAATGA
- a CDS encoding iron-sulfur cluster carrier protein MrpORP, protein MSEGCNEQCSFCSEDCTDRKEEEYDFRSKENSQSNIKHVIAVVSGKGGVGKSMVTSLLAVAMNKKGYKTAILDADVTGPSIPKAFGIKEKASGTEDGIYPNESSQGIKIMSINLLLEDETAPVVWRGPMIANTVKQFWTDVIWGDIDYMFIDMPPGTGDVPLTVFQSLPVEGIVMVTSPQELVSMIVSKAVRMAEMMNIPIVGLVENMAYFLCPDNNKEYRIFGESHIEEIAQAHTIPVLAKLPIDPEISMACDTGTIEQYESIWFEDIAKKLHKMEKQTMMKIAVASDNGNVSGHFGHCESFMLFDCENGSVVKTETVANPGHKPGFLPVFLHEKGAKVVISGGMGGGAVDIFNEKGIEVVVGATGPAKDAVQAYLGGKLESTGSVCHEHQHHDECGE, encoded by the coding sequence ATGAGTGAAGGATGCAACGAACAATGCAGTTTTTGCAGTGAAGACTGTACAGACAGGAAAGAAGAAGAATACGATTTCCGCTCAAAGGAAAACAGCCAAAGTAACATCAAGCATGTTATCGCGGTCGTGAGCGGGAAAGGTGGCGTAGGGAAATCGATGGTAACCTCCCTGCTTGCAGTCGCTATGAACAAAAAAGGGTACAAAACCGCCATTCTTGATGCCGATGTGACAGGGCCTTCCATTCCAAAAGCCTTTGGGATCAAAGAGAAAGCCAGCGGGACCGAGGATGGGATTTATCCGAATGAAAGCTCCCAGGGGATCAAGATCATGTCGATCAACCTTCTGCTTGAAGATGAAACGGCACCGGTGGTGTGGCGCGGTCCCATGATTGCAAATACGGTCAAACAGTTCTGGACCGATGTCATCTGGGGTGATATCGACTATATGTTCATCGATATGCCACCGGGGACCGGCGATGTGCCCCTTACGGTTTTCCAGTCCCTGCCAGTTGAAGGAATTGTCATGGTAACGTCTCCCCAGGAGCTGGTGTCCATGATTGTCTCAAAAGCGGTGAGAATGGCCGAGATGATGAACATCCCCATAGTAGGACTAGTGGAGAATATGGCCTATTTCCTTTGTCCTGATAACAATAAAGAGTACAGGATATTCGGGGAAAGCCATATCGAAGAGATTGCACAGGCCCACACAATTCCTGTTTTGGCAAAGCTACCCATCGATCCTGAAATCTCAATGGCCTGTGATACGGGGACTATTGAACAGTATGAGAGTATCTGGTTTGAGGATATCGCAAAAAAACTACATAAAATGGAGAAACAGACTATGATGAAAATTGCAGTTGCAAGTGACAACGGGAATGTATCGGGGCATTTTGGCCATTGTGAGAGCTTTATGCTTTTTGACTGTGAGAATGGGTCTGTCGTAAAGACGGAAACCGTCGCAAACCCTGGGCACAAGCCTGGATTCCTTCCTGTCTTTCTACATGAAAAGGGAGCCAAGGTCGTTATCTCCGGAGGAATGGGCGGTGGAGCCGTCGATATATTCAATGAAAAAGGCATTGAAGTCGTCGTGGGGGCTACCGGTCCAGCAAAAGATGCTGTACAAGCCTACCTTGGGGGAAAACTTGAATCGACCGGTTCGGTTTGCCATGAACACCAGCATCATGATGAGTGCGGTGAGTAA
- a CDS encoding ABC transporter substrate-binding protein: protein MKKVLIALMVLVLTVPMLFANGSKETSPKGEEKLELMVYTSMKENLIGGIRDAFLQKYPNISFDYYSAGAGKLMAKIATERQAGSVACDVLWTSEVPDFIGLKNEGVLLSYKSPESKEVVSTIDDPDGYFTAARLGTLGIAYNTNLIKTPPKTWDDLLKSEYKDNFAIANPALSGTSMVSVGMIVENLGWDFIQKLADNGTRMGQGSGQVVDDTAAGDVAACIGVDYITIDKIVKGATLGFAYTDKMLVVPSPVAIMANTKNDNAAKLFVDFLLSPEGQKIIASSYTLPVREDVAVRTDLGLIDPAAAKARAMSLDYAALGTNKAAYIDKFTAIIQNK from the coding sequence ATGAAAAAGGTTCTTATTGCTTTAATGGTTCTCGTGTTGACTGTTCCAATGCTCTTTGCAAACGGAAGCAAGGAGACTTCTCCAAAAGGAGAAGAGAAACTTGAACTGATGGTATATACATCAATGAAAGAAAACCTCATTGGTGGGATTCGTGACGCTTTTCTCCAAAAATACCCTAACATCAGTTTCGATTACTACAGTGCCGGGGCAGGTAAACTGATGGCAAAAATTGCCACAGAACGACAAGCCGGATCGGTAGCCTGCGATGTTCTATGGACAAGTGAAGTCCCTGATTTCATTGGATTGAAAAATGAGGGCGTTCTGTTGTCGTACAAGAGTCCTGAATCAAAAGAAGTTGTTTCTACCATTGATGATCCTGACGGGTATTTCACTGCAGCCCGCCTGGGAACCCTTGGTATTGCATATAACACCAACTTAATCAAAACCCCACCAAAAACCTGGGATGATCTTCTAAAATCAGAATATAAGGACAATTTTGCAATTGCAAACCCTGCTCTTTCAGGGACTTCCATGGTTTCGGTCGGAATGATTGTTGAAAACCTGGGTTGGGATTTCATCCAAAAGCTTGCTGACAACGGAACCCGAATGGGCCAAGGGTCTGGACAAGTTGTTGATGATACCGCGGCAGGCGATGTAGCAGCCTGTATCGGAGTCGATTACATTACCATCGACAAAATCGTCAAGGGAGCGACTCTTGGTTTTGCCTATACGGACAAGATGCTGGTTGTTCCAAGTCCTGTTGCTATTATGGCAAACACCAAAAACGACAATGCCGCAAAGTTGTTCGTAGATTTCCTATTATCTCCTGAAGGTCAAAAAATTATTGCCAGCTCCTATACCCTTCCTGTTCGTGAAGATGTAGCAGTACGGACCGACCTTGGTCTTATCGATCCAGCAGCAGCAAAAGCAAGGGCAATGAGCCTTGATTATGCTGCTCTCGGGACCAACAAAGCTGCCTATATCGACAAGTTTACGGCAATTATCCAGAACAAATAA
- a CDS encoding tripartite tricarboxylate transporter substrate binding protein: MAKETALGLPMKNEQSESGFPSHDISVIIAYKAGGGTDIGARVLCSVAEKYLDVNLVINNISGGDGELGYAQLSNSKPDGYTIGFINLPTFVSLPLDRETLYSIDSIEPIMNHVFDSAVLVVPYENSCVTLEDFIENARDNPFSVTIGNNGYGASNHIAAAHFCKETNIQVTHVPFGGSSDMLKALNEGYVQSVVAKISEVAQGTRDNKYRILASFTEERIPSFPQVPTLKEKGIAFTFGSARALVAPKGTPPSIIATLLEAFKAAMFDLENVEESNRLDLPLLYMGPEELSGYIVEQRRYISDTVPTLPL, from the coding sequence GTGGCTAAAGAAACAGCGTTGGGCCTTCCTATGAAAAATGAGCAGAGTGAGTCTGGATTCCCAAGTCATGATATCTCCGTCATTATTGCCTACAAAGCTGGTGGTGGAACCGACATAGGCGCAAGGGTTCTTTGTTCAGTTGCCGAAAAGTACCTTGACGTGAATCTGGTGATTAACAATATCAGCGGGGGGGATGGGGAGCTGGGATATGCCCAACTCAGTAATTCCAAACCTGATGGTTACACAATTGGGTTTATTAATTTACCTACTTTTGTCTCACTCCCGCTTGATAGAGAGACCCTTTACTCGATTGATTCGATTGAACCGATAATGAATCATGTTTTCGATTCTGCCGTTCTCGTTGTACCCTATGAGAATTCCTGTGTAACTTTGGAGGATTTTATTGAGAACGCTCGGGATAATCCGTTTTCAGTAACAATTGGAAATAATGGATATGGTGCAAGCAATCATATCGCTGCTGCCCATTTTTGCAAGGAGACTAATATTCAAGTAACGCATGTGCCCTTTGGTGGATCCTCAGATATGTTGAAAGCACTTAACGAAGGGTATGTCCAGTCTGTAGTAGCAAAGATTTCAGAAGTTGCCCAGGGCACCAGAGACAATAAATATCGTATCCTTGCTTCTTTTACTGAAGAAAGGATACCTTCCTTTCCTCAGGTTCCAACTTTGAAAGAGAAGGGCATTGCGTTTACTTTTGGTTCTGCACGGGCTTTGGTTGCTCCCAAAGGTACTCCACCTTCGATAATAGCTACACTTCTCGAAGCTTTTAAAGCTGCAATGTTTGATCTTGAGAATGTAGAAGAAAGTAATCGCCTTGATCTTCCTCTGCTTTATATGGGTCCTGAAGAATTATCAGGCTACATTGTTGAACAAAGACGCTATATTTCCGATACTGTCCCAACCTTACCATTATGA